A section of the Rhizobium sp. SSA_523 genome encodes:
- the gltX gene encoding glutamate--tRNA ligase has protein sequence MSTSGVRVRIAPSPTGEPHVGTAYIALFNYLFAKKHGGEFILRIEDTDATRSTREYEQKVLDALKWCGLDWAEGPDVGGPYGPYRQSDRKDMYQPYAQDLLDKGHAFRCFCTPERLEAMREAQRAAGKPPKYDGHCLKLTAEEVTSKMNAGESSVIRMKIPTEGSCDFTDGVYGDVSIPWDSVDMQVLIKGDGMPTYHMANVIDDHLMKITHVARGEEWLASVPKHILLYRYFGWEQPVFMHLSLMRNADKSKLSKRKNPTSISYYSALGYLPEALMNFLGLFFVQIAEGEELLSVDDLTQKFDPDNLSKAGAIFDIQKLDWLNGRWLREKLSPEEFIARSLTWAMENDRLTEGLKLSQSRISKLGELPQLAGFLLASDLGLTPASFGGLKTSPAETLEIITTVQADFEKMPEWTVESIDQELRAVADKLGKKLRVVTPPLFIAMSGSSRSLPLFDSMALLGRSVVRQRLKIAATVVASMVGAEK, from the coding sequence ATGAGCACTTCCGGCGTTCGCGTCCGCATCGCACCCTCTCCCACTGGCGAACCGCATGTCGGCACCGCCTATATCGCACTGTTCAACTATCTCTTCGCCAAGAAGCACGGCGGCGAATTCATCCTGCGCATCGAGGATACCGATGCCACCCGCTCGACGCGCGAATATGAACAGAAGGTCCTGGATGCCCTGAAATGGTGCGGCCTGGATTGGGCCGAGGGCCCGGATGTCGGCGGCCCTTACGGTCCCTATCGCCAGTCCGACCGCAAGGACATGTACCAGCCCTATGCGCAGGACCTTCTGGACAAGGGCCATGCCTTCCGCTGCTTCTGCACGCCGGAACGGCTCGAGGCCATGCGCGAAGCCCAGCGCGCCGCCGGAAAGCCGCCCAAATATGACGGCCACTGCCTGAAGCTGACCGCCGAGGAAGTGACAAGCAAGATGAATGCGGGCGAAAGCTCCGTCATCCGCATGAAGATCCCGACGGAAGGGTCCTGCGATTTCACCGACGGCGTCTACGGCGATGTCTCGATCCCGTGGGATTCGGTCGACATGCAGGTGCTGATCAAGGGCGACGGCATGCCGACCTATCACATGGCCAATGTCATCGACGACCACCTGATGAAGATCACCCATGTCGCGCGCGGCGAGGAATGGCTGGCTTCGGTGCCGAAGCACATTCTGCTGTACCGCTATTTCGGCTGGGAGCAGCCGGTCTTCATGCATTTGTCGCTCATGCGCAATGCCGACAAGTCGAAACTGTCCAAGCGCAAGAACCCGACTTCGATCTCCTATTATTCGGCGCTCGGCTACCTGCCGGAAGCGCTGATGAACTTTCTCGGCCTTTTCTTCGTGCAGATCGCCGAGGGAGAGGAACTGCTGAGCGTCGACGATCTGACGCAGAAATTCGATCCGGACAACCTTTCCAAGGCAGGCGCCATCTTCGACATCCAGAAGCTGGATTGGTTGAACGGCCGCTGGCTGCGCGAAAAGCTGAGCCCGGAGGAATTCATTGCCCGCAGCCTGACATGGGCCATGGAAAATGATCGCCTCACCGAAGGGCTGAAGCTGTCCCAGAGCCGCATTTCCAAGCTCGGCGAATTGCCGCAGCTGGCCGGCTTCCTGCTCGCCAGTGATCTGGGCCTCACCCCCGCCTCCTTCGGCGGGCTGAAGACCAGCCCGGCCGAGACGCTGGAGATCATCACCACCGTTCAGGCCGATTTCGAGAAAATGCCGGAATGGACCGTGGAATCCATCGATCAGGAATTGCGCGCGGTGGCCGACAAGCTGGGCAAGAAGCTGCGCGTGGTGACGCCGCCGCTGTTCATCGCCATGTCGGGAAGCTCGCGCTCTCTGCCGCTCTTCGATTCCATGGCGCTGCTGGGCCGTTCCGTGGTGCGCCAGCGCCTGAAGATCGCCGCAACGGTGGTGGCATCCATGGTGGGTGCAGAGAAATAA
- the lysS gene encoding lysine--tRNA ligase — MSEQKTETALSSDATEVRRQKLALLREKIGDVYPAHFHRSMTNAELTEKYESLEPDVETQDVVTVAGRVYSSRNSGMFMDIRDASGKIQIFSHKDTTPEAARDMLSMIDIGDIIGVTGIVRRTKRGELTINAQEITMLTKSLLPMPEKWHGVSDIELRYRKRHLDIMSNEESKLRFQQRSKIVSGFRRFLEGEGFLEVETPMLQTVYGGATADPFKTFHNTLKMDMYLRIAPELFLKRTLVSGLSDKVFEINRNFRNEGVSTRHNPEFTMMECYWAYADYEDMMGLVERLFETLALSIHGTTDVTFGDKTLSFKGPFKRVPMPDAVKEATGIDFLSLKTDEEARNAAKAAGFAVEKDWTWGECLAFIFEEKVEGTLIQPSHVTHFPKDISPFAKEVPGEPRLVERFETYCNAWEVGNAFSELNDPEEQRRRMEEQLEQAHSRGEKDKQLDDEFLDAIDQGMPPAGGLGIGVDRLIMLLTNAPSIRDVILFPARRNKAD, encoded by the coding sequence ATGAGCGAACAGAAGACAGAAACCGCGCTTTCCTCCGACGCCACCGAAGTGCGCCGCCAGAAACTGGCGCTGCTGCGCGAAAAGATCGGTGATGTCTATCCGGCGCATTTCCACCGCAGCATGACCAATGCGGAACTGACCGAGAAATACGAAAGCCTCGAGCCGGACGTCGAGACGCAGGATGTCGTCACCGTTGCGGGCCGCGTCTATTCCTCGCGCAATTCCGGCATGTTCATGGATATCCGCGATGCGTCCGGCAAGATCCAGATCTTTTCCCACAAGGATACGACGCCGGAAGCCGCCCGCGACATGCTGTCGATGATCGATATCGGCGATATCATCGGCGTGACGGGCATTGTCCGGCGCACCAAGCGTGGCGAGCTGACGATCAACGCGCAAGAGATCACCATGCTCACCAAGTCCCTTCTGCCCATGCCGGAAAAATGGCATGGCGTCTCGGACATCGAACTGCGCTACCGCAAGCGCCACCTCGACATCATGTCGAACGAGGAAAGCAAGCTGCGCTTCCAGCAGCGCTCGAAGATCGTCTCCGGCTTCCGCCGCTTCCTGGAAGGCGAGGGCTTTCTCGAGGTGGAGACCCCGATGCTGCAGACCGTCTATGGCGGGGCGACGGCCGATCCGTTCAAGACCTTCCACAATACGCTGAAGATGGACATGTACCTGCGCATCGCGCCGGAACTGTTTTTGAAGCGCACTCTGGTTTCGGGCCTGTCGGACAAGGTCTTCGAGATCAACCGCAACTTCCGGAATGAAGGCGTTTCCACCCGCCACAATCCCGAATTCACCATGATGGAATGCTACTGGGCCTATGCCGATTACGAGGACATGATGGGCCTCGTCGAGCGCCTGTTCGAAACGCTGGCGCTTTCCATCCACGGCACAACCGATGTCACCTTTGGCGACAAGACGCTCTCCTTCAAGGGCCCGTTCAAGCGCGTGCCGATGCCGGATGCGGTGAAGGAAGCGACCGGCATCGACTTCCTGTCGCTCAAGACCGACGAGGAAGCCCGCAACGCCGCAAAGGCTGCCGGCTTTGCGGTGGAGAAGGACTGGACCTGGGGCGAATGCCTGGCCTTCATTTTCGAGGAGAAGGTGGAAGGCACGCTGATTCAGCCGAGCCATGTCACGCATTTTCCGAAGGATATTTCGCCCTTCGCCAAGGAAGTGCCGGGCGAGCCGCGGCTTGTCGAACGTTTCGAGACCTATTGCAATGCCTGGGAAGTGGGCAATGCCTTCTCCGAGCTCAACGATCCGGAAGAGCAGCGCCGCCGCATGGAAGAGCAGCTCGAGCAGGCGCATTCGCGCGGCGAGAAGGACAAGCAGCTGGACGACGAATTCCTTGACGCCATCGATCAGGGCATGCCGCCCGCCGGCGGGCTGGGGATCGGCGTCGACCGCCTGATCATGCTTCTCACCAATGCGCCGTCGATCCGCGACGTCATTCTCTTTCCGGCCCGCCGCAACAAGGCCGATTGA
- a CDS encoding metal ABC transporter substrate-binding protein, producing MSALFAGPGLAQEKPKVVTTFTIIADMAKNVAGDGAEVESITKPGAEIHNYQPTPRDILRARDANLVLRNGLNLEQWFEKFLANLGDVPSVTVSDGVEPMAIAGGAYQGKPNPHAWMSPTNGLIYVENIRKALAAVDPAKADLYAANAKAYSDQIRAAVQPIRDLLDQLPEDRRWLVTSEGAFSYLARDFGLKELYLWPVNADSQGTPQQVKAVIDAMRSNRVSVIFSESTVSPDPANQVARETGASYGGVLYVDSLSDPDGPVPTYLDLLKVTTQTIAKGLAQ from the coding sequence ATGTCTGCGCTGTTTGCCGGTCCCGGCCTGGCGCAGGAGAAACCCAAGGTCGTGACGACCTTCACCATCATTGCCGACATGGCGAAGAATGTTGCGGGCGATGGGGCCGAGGTGGAGAGCATCACCAAGCCGGGCGCCGAGATCCACAATTACCAGCCGACGCCGCGCGACATATTGCGCGCCCGGGACGCTAACCTCGTGCTGCGCAACGGCCTGAACCTGGAGCAATGGTTCGAGAAATTCCTCGCCAATCTGGGCGACGTGCCAAGCGTGACGGTCTCCGACGGTGTCGAGCCCATGGCGATTGCCGGCGGCGCCTATCAAGGCAAGCCCAATCCGCATGCCTGGATGTCGCCCACCAACGGGCTGATCTATGTTGAGAACATCCGCAAGGCGCTCGCCGCGGTTGACCCTGCAAAGGCCGATCTCTACGCCGCCAATGCCAAGGCCTATTCGGACCAGATCAGGGCGGCGGTGCAGCCGATACGCGATCTTCTCGACCAACTGCCGGAAGATCGTCGCTGGCTTGTCACAAGCGAGGGCGCCTTCTCCTATCTCGCCCGCGATTTCGGCCTGAAGGAACTCTATCTCTGGCCGGTCAATGCCGACAGCCAGGGCACGCCGCAGCAGGTGAAGGCGGTGATCGATGCCATGCGCAGCAACCGGGTGAGCGTGATCTTTTCAGAAAGCACGGTCTCGCCCGATCCGGCCAACCAGGTGGCGCGTGAAACCGGGGCGAGCTATGGCGGCGTCCTCTATGTCGACAGCCTCAGCGATCCGGATGGCCCGGTGCCGACCTATCTCGATCTGCTGAAGGTGACGACGCAGACGATTGCGAAAGGACTGGCGCAATGA
- a CDS encoding manganese/iron ABC transporter ATP-binding protein translates to MMGKVKPQPLGLDVADVTVSYRNGHTALRHASFQVPKGTITGLVGVNGAGKSTLFKAIMGFVPLSGGSVEILGMPAREALRKNLVAYVPQAEDVDWNFPVLVEDVVMMGRYGHMNLLRIPSRRDHEMVTQALMRVNMQEFRKRQIGELSGGQRKRVFLARALAQEGQVILLDEPFTGVDVKTEEQIVALLRSLRDEGRVMLVSTHNLGSVPEFCDRTVFVKGTVIAYGPTEETFNEANLEKAFGGVLRHFILGGTDLHDDEDGRHVRVITDDERPYVTYGAASNPPRPAPAEKTHAPDAS, encoded by the coding sequence ATGATGGGAAAGGTGAAGCCGCAACCTCTGGGGCTTGATGTCGCGGATGTCACCGTCTCCTACCGCAATGGCCATACCGCGCTTCGCCATGCCAGCTTCCAGGTCCCCAAGGGCACGATTACCGGGCTGGTCGGTGTCAATGGTGCCGGAAAGTCGACCTTGTTCAAGGCCATCATGGGCTTTGTGCCTCTGTCCGGCGGTTCCGTTGAGATCCTCGGCATGCCGGCGCGTGAGGCGCTTCGCAAGAACCTTGTGGCCTATGTGCCGCAGGCGGAGGATGTCGACTGGAACTTCCCGGTTCTGGTCGAGGACGTGGTGATGATGGGCCGCTACGGTCACATGAACCTTTTGCGCATTCCCTCGCGCCGCGACCATGAGATGGTGACGCAGGCTCTGATGCGGGTGAATATGCAGGAGTTTCGCAAACGCCAGATCGGCGAATTGTCCGGCGGTCAGCGCAAACGCGTCTTTCTCGCCCGCGCATTGGCCCAGGAGGGCCAGGTTATCCTTCTCGACGAGCCCTTCACCGGTGTCGACGTGAAGACCGAGGAGCAGATCGTCGCGCTCTTGCGCTCGCTGCGCGACGAAGGCCGCGTCATGCTGGTCTCGACTCACAATCTCGGCAGTGTGCCGGAATTCTGCGATCGCACCGTCTTCGTCAAGGGCACGGTCATCGCCTATGGCCCGACGGAGGAGACATTTAACGAGGCCAATCTGGAAAAGGCGTTCGGCGGCGTGCTCCGCCATTTCATACTCGGCGGCACGGATCTGCATGACGACGAGGATGGACGCCATGTGCGCGTCATCACCGATGACGAGCGGCCCTATGTGACCTATGGCGCAGCCAGCAATCCGCCGCGGCCGGCTCCAGCGGAAAAAACCCATGCTCCAGACGCTTCTTGA
- a CDS encoding metal ABC transporter permease, with translation MLQTLLEPFTYGYMLNAIWVSSLVGCVCGFLSAYLMLKGWSLIGDALSHAIVPGVAGAYMLGLPFALGAFLSGGLAAAAMLFLNQRTRLREDAIIGLIFTSFFGLGLFMVSLSPTSVNIQTIVLGNILAITPEDTLQLVLIGGISLLVLALKWKDLMVTFFDESHARTIGLRPDLLKLIFFTLLAASTVAALQTVGAFLVVAMVVTPGATAYLLTDRFQRLILLAAGIGAATSFFGAYASYFLNGATGGIIVVLQTLIFLIAFIFAPRHGLLASRRRRANALEEPA, from the coding sequence ATGCTCCAGACGCTTCTTGAACCCTTCACTTACGGCTACATGCTGAATGCCATCTGGGTGAGCAGCCTTGTCGGCTGTGTCTGCGGCTTTCTTTCGGCCTATCTGATGCTCAAGGGCTGGTCGCTGATCGGCGATGCCCTGTCCCATGCCATCGTGCCGGGCGTTGCCGGCGCCTATATGCTGGGCCTGCCCTTCGCGCTCGGCGCCTTCCTGTCCGGCGGATTGGCGGCGGCGGCCATGCTCTTCCTCAACCAGCGCACCCGCCTGCGGGAGGATGCGATCATAGGCCTGATCTTCACCTCCTTTTTCGGCCTTGGCCTGTTCATGGTCTCGCTTTCCCCGACATCGGTGAACATCCAGACGATCGTGCTCGGCAATATCCTTGCCATCACGCCGGAGGATACCTTGCAGCTCGTCCTCATCGGCGGCATCAGCCTGCTCGTGCTTGCCCTGAAATGGAAGGACCTGATGGTCACCTTCTTCGACGAGAGCCATGCCCGCACGATCGGCCTGCGGCCGGACCTTCTGAAACTCATCTTCTTCACGCTGCTGGCCGCCTCCACCGTGGCGGCCCTCCAGACGGTGGGCGCTTTCCTGGTGGTGGCCATGGTGGTGACGCCGGGCGCCACCGCCTATCTCCTGACCGACCGGTTCCAGCGCCTGATCCTGCTGGCTGCCGGCATCGGTGCCGCGACGAGCTTTTTCGGCGCCTATGCCAGCTATTTCCTCAATGGGGCCACCGGCGGCATCATCGTCGTGCTGCAGACGCTGATCTTCCTGATCGCCTTCATCTTTGCTCCGCGCCACGGGCTGCTCGCCTCCCGGCGGCGCCGGGCCAATGCGCTGGAGGAGCCGGCATGA
- a CDS encoding metal ABC transporter permease: MSIYVELALLPFQLPFMQYAFLITAMIAVPMAMLSCFLVLKGWSLMGDAVSHAVLPGVVLAYMLSLPLGLGAFLAGLVCALATGYVKENSRIKEDTVLGIIFSGMFGLGLVMFVAVKSDVHLDHILFGDMLGIAPRDLIETGLMALACVLFLGILRKDLLLHAFDPQHAQAIGLAVKLLHYGLLTALSLTVVAALTAVGIILSVAFLVAPGAIAFLLTRQFHAMMLVAIGVALGCSLVGIWLSFLIDSAPAPTIVLMMTAVFVVAFVRETWLSSRRRVAETLR; encoded by the coding sequence ATGAGTATTTATGTCGAGCTTGCCCTGCTGCCCTTCCAGCTTCCCTTCATGCAATATGCCTTCCTGATCACCGCGATGATCGCCGTGCCAATGGCCATGCTGTCCTGCTTTCTCGTGCTGAAGGGCTGGTCGCTGATGGGCGATGCCGTTTCCCACGCGGTGCTTCCGGGCGTGGTGCTTGCCTATATGCTGTCGCTGCCGCTCGGGCTTGGCGCCTTCCTGGCCGGCCTGGTCTGTGCGCTGGCGACGGGCTATGTGAAGGAGAACAGCCGCATCAAGGAAGATACCGTGCTCGGCATCATCTTTTCCGGCATGTTCGGCCTCGGCCTGGTGATGTTCGTGGCCGTTAAGAGCGATGTGCATCTCGACCATATCCTGTTCGGTGACATGCTCGGCATCGCGCCCCGCGATCTCATCGAGACGGGCCTCATGGCGCTCGCCTGCGTGCTTTTTCTCGGCATCCTGCGCAAAGACCTGCTGCTGCACGCTTTCGACCCGCAGCACGCGCAGGCCATCGGCTTGGCGGTCAAGCTTTTGCATTATGGCCTGCTGACGGCACTTTCGCTCACCGTGGTGGCCGCCCTCACAGCCGTCGGCATCATCCTCTCGGTTGCTTTCCTGGTGGCGCCGGGCGCCATCGCCTTTCTGCTGACGCGGCAGTTTCATGCCATGATGCTCGTTGCCATCGGCGTCGCGCTCGGCTGCAGCCTCGTCGGGATCTGGCTCAGCTTCCTGATCGACAGCGCCCCCGCCCCCACCATCGTGCTCATGATGACGGCGGTGTTTGTCGTGGCCTTTGTTCGCGAAACATGGTTATCATCCAGAAGACGCGTGGCCGAAACACTGAGATGA
- a CDS encoding RusA family crossover junction endodeoxyribonuclease: MWPELPFEFLIEGTAVSQQGSPQAKENWKATIRNAARRALPEGSWLITEAVAVTIFLFPRAEMQGDIDNRVKPILDAMIACVYSDDALVERIVVQKFEP; this comes from the coding sequence ATGTGGCCCGAGCTTCCATTCGAATTCTTGATCGAGGGAACGGCTGTCAGTCAGCAGGGATCACCGCAGGCGAAAGAAAACTGGAAGGCAACGATCCGCAATGCAGCCAGACGCGCCCTGCCGGAAGGATCGTGGCTGATCACCGAAGCCGTTGCAGTTACAATCTTCCTGTTTCCTCGGGCTGAAATGCAAGGCGACATCGACAACCGGGTAAAGCCGATCCTGGACGCGATGATCGCCTGTGTTTACAGCGATGACGCTCTGGTTGAGCGCATCGTGGTGCAGAAGTTCGAACCTTAA
- the tal gene encoding transaldolase → MASKLEQLRSMTTVVADTGDIEAVARLKPVDCTTNPTIVLKALGTPVFADRVKEAISWGKSQSGTSDAVVAAVADRLAISVGAALAELVPGRVSTEVDADLSFDTQASIAKAHGIIAAYKERGIERDRILIKLASTWEGIKAAEVLQTEGIDCNLTLLFSKAQAIACADAKAFLISPFVGRILDWYKKSTGEDYTSETDPGVISVRQIYNYYKANGIGTIVMGASFRNAGEIEALAGCDRLTISPALLDELDKAEGTLERKLSPDNITEDPFQPIDEKSFRWMLNEDAMATEKLSEGIRSFAKDLVALREMVKKELAAA, encoded by the coding sequence ATGGCCTCCAAGCTTGAACAATTGCGTTCCATGACCACGGTCGTTGCCGATACCGGCGATATCGAGGCCGTGGCACGGCTGAAGCCGGTGGATTGCACCACCAATCCGACAATCGTTCTGAAGGCGCTCGGCACGCCGGTCTTTGCCGATCGCGTCAAGGAAGCCATCAGCTGGGGCAAGAGCCAGTCCGGCACATCGGATGCCGTGGTGGCCGCCGTGGCCGACCGGCTGGCAATTTCGGTAGGGGCGGCGCTCGCCGAACTGGTTCCCGGCCGCGTCTCGACGGAAGTCGATGCGGACCTCTCCTTCGATACGCAAGCCTCGATCGCCAAGGCGCATGGCATCATCGCCGCCTACAAAGAGCGCGGCATTGAACGGGACCGGATCCTGATCAAGCTCGCTTCGACCTGGGAAGGGATCAAGGCGGCGGAAGTGCTGCAGACGGAAGGCATCGACTGCAACCTGACGCTGCTCTTCTCCAAGGCCCAGGCCATTGCCTGCGCCGATGCCAAGGCCTTCCTCATCTCGCCCTTCGTCGGGCGCATCCTCGACTGGTACAAGAAGTCGACCGGTGAGGATTACACCTCCGAGACGGATCCGGGCGTCATCTCCGTCCGCCAGATCTACAATTACTACAAGGCGAACGGCATCGGAACGATCGTCATGGGCGCGTCCTTCCGCAATGCCGGGGAAATCGAGGCGCTGGCGGGCTGCGATCGGCTGACGATCAGCCCGGCGCTGCTCGACGAGCTGGACAAGGCCGAAGGCACGCTGGAGCGCAAGCTCTCGCCGGACAACATCACCGAAGATCCTTTCCAGCCCATTGACGAGAAATCGTTCCGCTGGATGCTCAACGAAGACGCCATGGCGACGGAAAAGCTGTCCGAAGGCATCCGCTCCTTCGCCAAGGATCTGGTGGCCCTGCGCGAGATGGTGAAGAAGGAACTGGCCGCCGCCTGA
- a CDS encoding sugar-binding transcriptional regulator: MAKLRRDTHLAYSEAASLRLRAAWLYYNQGLTQKDVAEKLGVSRSTVIRMLDEAVKRAEVQIWISEGIEDCFDLAIRLESTFGLDEAVVVPSPPGGEAGAIAKAVGLALGQFLSEVVTNDMTIGVGWGRTMTASLSGFRPPRRENCKVVSLLGGIVAVHQTNPIDYTWRLASQLGAECYMFLAPLLVDSVQTKRALIEECGLKTLYDLAEDLDLAIVSCGDIGPHSTSLSEGFISRETLRELVDQGCVCDTMFNFLDANGHTVDHPINERVMSIDLDTLKKARHIVLSSGGAHRAQAIRATIRRIGCNTLITDEAAARELLRM, from the coding sequence TTGGCGAAACTCAGACGCGACACCCATCTGGCCTATTCCGAAGCTGCTTCGCTGCGGCTTCGCGCTGCCTGGCTCTATTACAACCAGGGTCTGACACAGAAGGACGTGGCCGAGAAGCTCGGCGTCAGCCGTTCCACGGTCATCCGCATGCTGGACGAGGCCGTCAAGCGCGCCGAAGTACAGATCTGGATCAGCGAGGGGATCGAAGACTGTTTCGATCTGGCCATCCGGCTGGAAAGCACGTTCGGGCTGGACGAGGCCGTGGTCGTCCCCTCCCCGCCGGGTGGCGAAGCCGGCGCGATCGCCAAGGCCGTCGGCCTGGCGCTCGGTCAGTTCCTGAGCGAGGTGGTAACCAATGACATGACGATCGGGGTCGGCTGGGGCCGCACCATGACGGCCTCGCTTTCGGGATTTCGCCCGCCCCGCCGCGAAAACTGCAAGGTCGTCTCGCTCTTGGGCGGCATTGTCGCGGTGCATCAGACCAATCCCATCGATTATACCTGGCGCCTGGCCAGCCAGCTCGGGGCCGAATGCTACATGTTTCTGGCCCCGCTTCTGGTGGACTCGGTGCAGACCAAGCGGGCGCTGATCGAGGAATGCGGACTGAAGACGCTCTACGACCTTGCCGAAGATCTCGATCTCGCCATCGTCTCCTGCGGCGATATCGGCCCGCACTCTACCTCGCTGTCGGAAGGTTTCATCAGCCGTGAAACGCTGCGGGAGCTGGTGGATCAGGGCTGCGTCTGCGACACCATGTTCAACTTCCTCGACGCCAACGGCCATACGGTCGATCACCCGATCAACGAGCGGGTCATGTCGATCGATCTCGACACGCTGAAGAAGGCCCGGCACATCGTTCTGTCCTCCGGTGGGGCGCATCGCGCACAGGCCATTCGTGCCACGATCCGGCGCATCGGCTGCAACACGCTGATCACGGATGAGGCGGCGGCACGGGAGTTGTTGCGGATGTGA
- a CDS encoding type II toxin-antitoxin system RelE/ParE family toxin yields MAEIRLSFAAANDISEILATTREMFGQDASLRYERLIVTALRDLGSDCRRIGAVPRPEIGPDIWSYHLRHSRERARSDSGLVRRPRHLILFRPIRADLVGIGRFLHDAMEPSRHLPSDFGDDLPD; encoded by the coding sequence ATGGCCGAGATCCGGCTTTCCTTTGCAGCTGCCAATGACATCAGCGAAATATTGGCGACAACGCGCGAGATGTTTGGGCAAGATGCCTCCCTGCGCTATGAGCGGCTTATTGTCACGGCTCTTCGGGACCTCGGATCTGACTGCCGGCGGATAGGCGCTGTACCCCGTCCGGAGATAGGACCGGATATTTGGAGCTATCATCTGCGCCATAGCCGCGAACGGGCTCGCTCCGATAGCGGATTGGTACGCAGGCCGCGCCACCTGATCCTGTTCCGGCCAATCCGGGCGGATCTTGTTGGGATAGGTCGGTTTCTCCATGACGCGATGGAGCCAAGCCGGCATCTTCCGTCGGATTTCGGCGATGATTTGCCCGACTGA
- a CDS encoding type II toxin-antitoxin system ParD family antitoxin: protein MPTRRVVLTDHQQETIERLVQSGRFQNASEVLGEGLRLIERQEEHDAAKLGALQKAAQHGFDDLDEGRFVDIPSEELGTYVARLGLSPQERMKRSSG, encoded by the coding sequence ATGCCGACGCGACGTGTCGTACTGACCGATCACCAGCAAGAGACGATCGAGAGACTGGTGCAGTCCGGACGCTTTCAGAACGCCAGTGAAGTTCTGGGTGAGGGCTTGCGGCTGATCGAGCGTCAGGAAGAGCATGATGCCGCGAAGCTCGGCGCGCTGCAAAAGGCCGCCCAGCATGGTTTCGATGACCTTGACGAGGGTCGGTTCGTTGACATTCCTTCAGAAGAGCTTGGCACCTATGTGGCTCGTCTCGGCCTATCGCCTCAAGAGCGGATGAAGCGCTCGAGCGGCTAA
- a CDS encoding bifunctional helix-turn-helix domain-containing protein/methylated-DNA--[protein]-cysteine S-methyltransferase: protein MNAVSPAPDCATDITPDGEDYAIVSRVIELITLDYRDQPSLERIAAELGRSPTQLQKVFTRWAGLSPKAFLQAVTLDHAKRLLGEEQLPLLETSFELGLSGPGRLHDLFVTHEAMSPGEWKAKGGGLVIRYGFHPSPFGLALVMATDRGLAGLAFADDEGGRGACFEDMAKRWPNAQYVADQPATSPFIARVFDPGRWSSREPLRVVLIGSDFQVRVWQSLLKIPFGRAVTYSDVARDIGQPTASRAVGAAIGRNPISFVVPCHRALGKSGALTGYHWGLTRKRAILGWEAGRM from the coding sequence ATGAATGCCGTTTCGCCCGCACCCGATTGTGCAACCGACATCACGCCGGACGGCGAGGACTATGCCATCGTCAGCCGGGTGATCGAACTCATCACGCTCGATTACCGCGACCAGCCCTCGCTGGAGCGGATTGCCGCCGAACTTGGCCGGTCGCCCACGCAGCTGCAGAAGGTCTTCACCCGCTGGGCCGGCTTGTCGCCAAAGGCCTTTCTCCAGGCGGTGACGCTGGATCATGCCAAGCGCCTTCTGGGCGAGGAACAGCTGCCGCTGCTGGAAACCTCGTTCGAACTCGGCCTGTCGGGACCGGGACGGCTGCATGACCTGTTCGTCACGCATGAGGCCATGAGCCCGGGCGAATGGAAGGCAAAGGGCGGCGGGCTTGTCATCCGCTACGGCTTCCATCCCTCTCCCTTCGGCCTGGCTTTGGTCATGGCAACCGATCGCGGCCTGGCGGGACTGGCCTTCGCCGATGACGAGGGCGGTCGCGGGGCCTGTTTCGAGGACATGGCGAAACGCTGGCCGAATGCGCAGTATGTGGCCGATCAGCCGGCAACGTCTCCCTTTATCGCGCGCGTCTTCGATCCCGGCCGCTGGTCGTCCCGCGAACCCTTGCGGGTCGTCCTGATCGGTTCGGACTTCCAGGTGCGGGTCTGGCAAAGCCTGCTGAAAATTCCCTTCGGCCGGGCCGTGACCTATTCCGACGTGGCGCGCGACATCGGCCAGCCGACAGCCAGCCGCGCGGTGGGTGCCGCGATCGGCCGCAATCCCATCTCCTTCGTGGTGCCCTGCCATAGGGCGCTCGGCAAGAGCGGCGCGCTCACCGGCTATCACTGGGGACTGACGCGCAAGCGCGCCATCCTGGGCTGGGAGGCCGGGCGGATGTGA